In the Blautia coccoides genome, CAGTCACCACATTGTTGTCAATGGTGGAAGCCATCCAGTCATGTACCTGCCCGTCGGAAATAAGCTCCAGCATTGGCTGTACCCCTTCATCTTTGTGGACCACGCCTGTGATACAGGAGGGCGCGCCCTCTGCGTCACAGAAAAGCTGTGCGTTTTCCGGCTGTGCCAAAAATTCCAGGAACCTGTAAGCGCCTGCTTTTTCCTCCTCAGATGCCTTAGCTGAAATGCAGACAGCCGCATCAATACCGGATAAGGTGTTGGTTGTCTCTCTTGTGTCATTGGGTAGAGGGAAAACTCCCAGTTTCAAATCAGGATTTGCGATCATGATCGTACCGCGGGCATAGGAGCCTGTTATGCACATTGCGTACTGCCCATTGGCAAAATTTTCATAACACTGCATGTCGGAAAGGGCAAGAGCATCCTCATTGCTGTAGTCCAGCAGGGTAAGCATTTTCTCTGCAACCAGCTTAAAGCCTTCGTCTCCTTCAATGCTGCTTTCTCCTGCAACGGTCTTCTCAATAGTCTCCACACCCTTTGGATCAAAGGCAACCGTACAGCACTGGAAGGTATGTCCTACACGGCCCGGATCCTTTCCGTGAAGACCAAGAGGAGTGACTCCTTTTTCCTTCAGGGCATCACATACACCGGTAAATTCTTCCCAGGTCTTGGGCACCTCCAGATTGTTCTCCTCAAAAATTTTCATGTTATACCATACACCCATATAATTGCGGCTGAAAGGAAGCGCATAGTATTTTCCGTCTTCCTGTTTTGTCATATCAAGAGCTGACTGCTCCACATTTCCCAAAAATTCCTGCTCAGACAGATCCTGCACATAGCCGTTTGCCACCTTCTGATGGAACTGGAGCTGTGTGGGAAAATCTGTAAAGACCACCGGTATATCACCGGATGCCACACGTGATGTAAGGACAGTGGGGGCGTCAGGCACCGTATTCATCTCGATCTTGATATCCGGATTCTGCTCATTGAATTTGTCAATAATATTCTGGTAGCCTACCTGGGCAGCTTCCTCTGATTTCTGCTGGAAAAACTCCAGTGTCAAAACATCTTTTCCGCTGTCCTCTTTCCCTTCTGTCTTATCCTGTGAATCTTCTTTTTTATTTTCTTCCTGAGTATCCTTTGGCTCTTTCACACCGCTGCTGCAGCCTGCCAGACTGGAAACTGCCATGGCTGCGCACAATAAAACCGCTAATTTCTTCTTCATGATCATTCTTCTCCTTTTTTGTATGTATGTGCTGCTTCAACTGCCTCCCGGATGTGATCAAGGCGGATTCCCTCACCCTGTATGGTGCAGTCTGCTCCGATCATGATCCCTCTGGTACCAAAACATTCCAGCACTTCGTGTACCTCTTTTCGTATCTCTTCTTTTGGTCCATGCAGAATATTTCCCTTGTTGTTCAGACCGCCGAGAATGGCGCAGGAAAAATGCTCTCTTCCCTTTTCCAGGCTATAGCCATTGTCCTTGACCGACCAGTTTGCCAGGTCTGCGGGATAGTCATAAAACCAATCTACATGTGTACGGAACGCATATTCAGGTTCCCCGCAGATGTGAAGGATATTATATTTTTCCTCTATGTTCTCAGCTACCTGTAAAATCTGAAGATCAAAGGGGCGCACCAGATATTCCCACTCTTCTTTAGAAAATCTCCCTTCTTCTCCGAACTGCGCAGAGTAATAGATACCGTCCGCACCGGCTTCCAGATAAGCTGCCGCCCAAGCCTCAAGAGAGTCTGCCAGATTCTGAATACCTGCCCTGACTGCCTCCGGTGCCTCCTTGCTGTACTTCATGAGAACCTCATCTCCAAATGCGATGGAAGCCGCTTTGAAAGGCCCGAACATTGTCTGGAAGATCAGTACATCATCACCTGCCCTCTGTCTTATGCCCCGGATAACATCTGTCATCTTTTTCAGTTCATCACTGTCTGTTCCCCTGATGCCAATGTGATACCAGTCCTCAGCGCAGTGTATTTCACCTGTAACCGGATATGGATAGTCCTGCATGATTTTTATGATATCCATATCGGTTTCCTCATAGAGCTTTAAATGCTCCTGGATCATCTCCTCCACTGAAAAGTCAGGTTTATAGTGGAACCAGAAACCTGCTGGTACGAAGTCTGTTTCCTCCTGTTTCATAACTGCTTTTACACGCTGTGCCTTGTTCATTTTCATTTCCCCCTGTTGTATTTTATGCCCTCATTATACCTAAGTAAAAGTCTGTAAAATAGAAATTTTCTTAGATAAAATATATAATCATTTTTAGTTTTTGGCAGGTTTTTTATCTATTTCTTCCTCTCTTCTTGAATTTATGAGGTTTTCATTCTATAATTTCAACAGATTGAATCACAGGAGATGCAGAATGAAACTACAAAATTTTTCTTACAGAACCCAGATATTCTTTTCCTCGCTGCTGCTGGTCATCCTGCCGACTATTATTCTGGGCATTGCCACAGCTAACAGGACTTCCAATGAGGTGCAGGAAGATTTCAGCCGCTCCATGGACACCATCACCACACAGGCAAACCTGACACTGGACACCCTCCTTCAGGACGCCACCAAGGTTGCGGATCTGCACATCTTGAATAAGGATATCCGAAAGGCAATGATCACCAATTATAAGGATGATCTGCTCAGCTATTCCCAGAACAGTTATCTCTTTTCCTCTCAGCTAATACAGGCCAACCGGCTGAATTCCAATGTGACTACCTGTATGTTCAAAAACCGGTACGGCTACACCTTTGAATACAACATTCCCAATGTGAAGGACCAGTATGCCATTCTGGATCACATGGATGAG is a window encoding:
- a CDS encoding ABC transporter substrate-binding protein, which encodes MKKKLAVLLCAAMAVSSLAGCSSGVKEPKDTQEENKKEDSQDKTEGKEDSGKDVLTLEFFQQKSEEAAQVGYQNIIDKFNEQNPDIKIEMNTVPDAPTVLTSRVASGDIPVVFTDFPTQLQFHQKVANGYVQDLSEQEFLGNVEQSALDMTKQEDGKYYALPFSRNYMGVWYNMKIFEENNLEVPKTWEEFTGVCDALKEKGVTPLGLHGKDPGRVGHTFQCCTVAFDPKGVETIEKTVAGESSIEGDEGFKLVAEKMLTLLDYSNEDALALSDMQCYENFANGQYAMCITGSYARGTIMIANPDLKLGVFPLPNDTRETTNTLSGIDAAVCISAKASEEEKAGAYRFLEFLAQPENAQLFCDAEGAPSCITGVVHKDEGVQPMLELISDGQVHDWMASTIDNNVVTDLYNVTQGFWSEKNVDNYLKQMDESIAITSAE
- a CDS encoding uroporphyrinogen decarboxylase family protein, with protein sequence MNKAQRVKAVMKQEETDFVPAGFWFHYKPDFSVEEMIQEHLKLYEETDMDIIKIMQDYPYPVTGEIHCAEDWYHIGIRGTDSDELKKMTDVIRGIRQRAGDDVLIFQTMFGPFKAASIAFGDEVLMKYSKEAPEAVRAGIQNLADSLEAWAAAYLEAGADGIYYSAQFGEEGRFSKEEWEYLVRPFDLQILQVAENIEEKYNILHICGEPEYAFRTHVDWFYDYPADLANWSVKDNGYSLEKGREHFSCAILGGLNNKGNILHGPKEEIRKEVHEVLECFGTRGIMIGADCTIQGEGIRLDHIREAVEAAHTYKKGEE